TCGTTACCACAACAGATACGGCTACAATTCAGGGAATTGATATCACGGATAATAGCAAAATCGATCAATTGCATAATATCAAGGTGACCGTTACCCCGGTAGCCGAGGCGGTTGCAGGGAGTGCTGTGCACAACGGAACCTCGGTAACGGTAACTGCGGCTGAAGCGGATTCTGATGTCAGCGGCACCGCTGATCTGGCCATCAATCCACATCACACCTACACGACTCACGGTACAGAGGGTCAGTTCGTTTCACTTACCGAGGCCGGGTCAAGCCCGTTTGCCATTGGAAGTTTTTGGCACAATGAGGATGCGGATGGTTCAGAGAGAACCTATGCCCTCTTTACGCCGACATATCTTGTCGGAGGTGTGCTGACAGATATGATTGAAGCAGAGTTCCAGTATACCGATGGTTCCGGGGTGCATACGGAGATCTTTAAAGGTACTCCGATAGCGGTAGAAATGCCTTATCTGCATACCGTATCGTTCAAAGCAAAACCTGGTTATAGTGGAGCAGTTACCATTGATGTTCAGGCAAAAACAGTTGACCATGGCCCTGATGACACAACGACCGATGTGTTCAATGTCAGTGGTCTGGCTCACCTCGACTTTATTGTTGATCCAGTGCCCAATCAAGTTACGCTTGCTGTGACCTCTCCTGTGCCGATTGATGAAGATTTGCTCAGGACGCTCTCCATTCGTCCGACGTCCACAGACACCGATGGATCAGAGAGCTTTACCATTACGATTACGGGTATTCCTAATGGCTCCGAGATGATCTATGATGGATCGACTATCTATGCGATAACGGATACATCGGGTACGGTAACCATAAATCACTTTGATTCTTCAAAAACGTTTACCATACAGCCGCCTCACAACAGTAATGAAGACATTACTCTCCATGTTACGGGTCACACGGTTGAAGTTCTTGATCCAACGAACCCCGGTACGATCTGCCAGCCTCTTGACATTATTGTCGATGTCAGGGGTGTTGCCGATCCTGTTGATGTTGTAACGACTGTGGCCGGATTTTCTGAGCAACGACTGGATAGTCTGCCTCCTTCAGATCTCATTAGTATGAGTAGTCTTATTTCTGTCACGCGGCAGGATACTGATGGTTCAGAAACCTTGTCGTTCTATTTTACAGGCCTCGCTAACGGTTTTGATATCAGCGGGGTGAATGTATCCTTCCTTGGTGGTACGGGTACCGAACGCAGATGGCTTCTCACTCCAGGTGATTTTGCGGGTACCACAATGACGGTTCCGAAAAACTTCAGCGGAACGGTCACCTTCCAGGGTGTTCCGGTGACCTCGGAAAATGATGGCAACTCCTGGACTGGTGATACCTGGGATCCCGTTGGGCTTCGCTGGACAAACAATACCTCTACTGGTGATCCGATACCCCTCTCCCTCACGGTTTCGCCATCACCTGAAGCGACGATTGTCGACCATACCGTCTTCAATGAGGATCAGTGGATACTGACTGATCCGCTCAATCCGGTGATGGGCGCCTATGCACGGGTTAATTTTGATCTTCTACCGCAGCCGCTTGTTGATACGAATGAAGTGTTGACGTCGGTCTGGATAAAAGCGGCCGATGTTGATGGCAGGGTGTTTACCCTCTCTTATGATGCAGATGATGCCGGTGCGGGTTCTCCGATTGTCCTTGGCGCTGTGGGAGGTATTCTGGCCGACGACGGTTATTACAAACTCACTGCGGAACAGTCGAAGCATATCTATGTGCAGAATACGCATGACCTGCATGGCAGCTATACCTTTGAGGTACAGTATGCGATTACCGATCCGACAAGTGATGGCACCACAGTCAGGATTATTAATCCTGCTACCGGAGGTTGGACAGGCGTAACAGCGAATTCGGTGACGACGCAGTCGACGATAGCCGCTTATACCCTGACGGTCAATGCGGTGACGGATCCGATTACTGATCCACTTGGTACAATTAGTGCTGCGGACGAAACTTCTTCTCACACGGTTATATCCGGGGATGTGGTTACGGTCTATGGCAGCACAGTACTCACGGTGCCGGTTGTTGTCACGCAGTCCAATTATCTTGCTGAAAATCCTGACGGGCAGGATCTGGATGGCAGTGAAATGCTTGAGCGTTTTATTATTGATGGTGTGCCGGACGGGATTACGGTTGTCGGAGCGACCTATGTCGGCGATACCGGTACGACACCCAATACCGGGCGCTGGATTTTGGATGTTAATCCGGATCTTCCATTTACATCCACCATTCCGCGAAATATTGCCTTTGATTTTGATGGAGTTGCTTCGCAGTTTATCGGTTGGTCGAAAACGATTACCATTACCGCAGAGAGCAGGGATACCGGGTCGGGTATACGTTCTGCTTCCGTATCGTTTACCATTGACAATAGCCTCGTTGTCTCATTTGATGACAGCGGCAGAGCTACTAATATTCCGGCGGCTATTACCCCATGGGGTCTCAACACCGTGAGTATGACAGAGGATACGGCTTCCATGCTTGCCGATCTGGCAACGGTTGCGATTTCTTCCATCACTGACAGCAGTCCCTTCAGTATTACGCTGAAAAATGTTCAGGCTGGCACCATTGTGACCGGTATGGAGCGTATGGTTTTGCCTGGAGACGAAGTGATTTATACCGCATCCGGCTCAGGTGGTGATGCCACATTGCAGACACTGCTGCATAACATTACCCTGACACCGCCGCCTGACTCGAACGAAAACAATCATAATGACCTGTTTGTCTTTGATCTTGCACTGACAACCTATGCGCCGGGCGGTCAGCAGAATACGGAGAAGTTTCATGGACAGATAGAGGTGTTGCCAGACAGTGATCCGACAACGAGCGTGATTACTCCTCGTGCCGGGAGTGAGTACGAGGATGATACGACCAGACCGTCGAAGGTGGACAGCGGAGCGGGAGTCCTCTTTACGGTTGCTTTCGAGAATGCGGCCGATGGTAGTTCGAATCAACTTTTGGGTAACGTAATGCTTGTGATTGATGAAAGAAGCATGGACAGCTATCTGGGAGGATTAGTATTGACGGATGATGGCACCGGTAAGGTACTCACGCTTGAGAGTAGTGGCGGAGGTTTTGCAAACTACAGTATCAGCGGTGTGCTTGCCAGTGATGTGTTGACCTTGACCTATTTCCCTGTTCCAAATGCCTCGGGCAGTATCGAGATAACGGCTTCGGTTAATTCCCGCGAGACGGGGAGCGTCCAGATCTCCGGCACCCCCGGGTCACTCACCATTGATGTGATTCCGGTCATTGATGGCTATAATCCCACATCCATAGTAGCGACAGGTCCGGAGGATACTCGTATTCAATTGGCTATCACCGGAGGGGGCCTGATTGATCTTGATGGCTCGGAGTCGGTACAGAGTATTTTGCTGAAAAAACTCCATAATTGCTGTCTGGTCTATATTGGAGATGATGCCGCTTCGGCAGTGTTGGCGCTCAATGCAGGAAGTGATGCATCCGGCCATAATACATGGTCGATTGGTAAGCTATCAACGATCACCGGAAAAATTGAGCTTCCAAACTATGTTGCGATTGTACCACCGAATAATCTCAGTGGTACGGTTGAGGGATTAGAGCTTGTCGTTATTACCACCGAGACGCACTTGCCTGGAGAATTGCTTGAGCAGACATTCCTCTTTGATACTGTGGTGACGCCGGTTTCTGATGGTCTGACGACGATCAGTCCGACTCATTCGTTCGGTCCAGAAGGTCAGATGGTGCCGATTAACCTCAATGTTTCAATGGCTGACTTTGATGGTTCGGAAACAGCGACGGTGACCTTGAGGGGATTTAGACAGTATGCTTCTTTCTATGGCGCAAGCGGTACCGAGTTGACGTTGGCCCAATTTAATCCGGCGACCGACTATAATAGTGGTACAGACACCTATACGCTTCACGGGCTTACGGTTGAAGATACAAATGCGCTGTCGGTTATACAGTCGGCCACTAATGGGACATCGACGGTGTATGTTGCTGCCTATACGGTAGATGGCGCTGCTCCTCAATCCGTAACAACGCCCGAGAAATCTTTCACCCTCAATATCTCGCCGATTGTTCCGACGACGAGCAACGATACCCTGCTCTATGATGGTGTGGCTGATCTTGCAAATACCAGAAGCTTTGACGGCCTAGCCGGAACTGATACGCTGGTGCTCCGGAAGGGTGAGGATATTGATTTTGCTGATAGTCCTGTTGATCGATCGATTTTCAATATTGAGTACATTGATCTGACGGTCAACGGCAATCACTCTCTTTCGAACATCACCTCTGCGGGTGTTGCTGCCATGACCGATCCTTCGACCCATGACCTGTATATTCTCGGCGACGGCGGTGACCATGTGGCGTTTACTGGAGCAGACTGGTCAACTGCAACTCGGATTGGAGATTACAATGTATATACCAGCAGTACGGATCCGACGGTCAAGGTTTCTGTGTACAAAGACATTTTATAATGGACAACTTAAAAACCTCTATATCCAAGGTTATGAAACAGACTACCAATAAGAACCTGAAAACCCTTGCAGTGGCAGTTTTGCTCCTCTGTCTTGGGTCACCGCAAACTGTAGAGGCCAAGGCAGTAACGGCAAGTGAAGCGGTTACCGCTGCTTTGAATACCAATCCGGAGGTGCAGGCGAAGTTTCATGCTTTCCGGGATGTGTACGAAGAGCAGGGTGTGGCTAACGGGGGCTACATGCCGAAGCTTGATTTTAGCGCTGGCGTGGGTCGGCACTGGCTCAAGTCGGAGAGTAACGGGGATGAAAATTACTGGCGGAAGGGTCTCCGGCTTGAACTCTCCCAGATGCTTTTTGACGGGTTTTATACCCGAAACCAGGTTCATCGGTTGAAACACTCGGGTCAGGCCCGATATCTGGAGTTTATGGACTCTATGGAAAATATTGGTCTTGAAAGTTTCAGGGCGTATATGGATGTGCTCCGTTATCGTGAGATGGTCAATCTTTCGAGAAGAAATTATGAGTATCATCAGGAGATTTACAAGCAGATCAGCAGTCGGGTTCGTGCGGGGGTTGCAGCAGGGGTTGATATGGAGCAGATCACGGCCCGTCTTTCGCTGGCACAGTCGAACCTGGTGACCGAATTGAGCAACCAGCATGATGTAAGCGCTCGCTACCAGCGTTATATCGGAGAGTTGCCGGAAGAGAATCTGGCGCCTGCAGTGCTGCCTGATAAAGGGATACCTGCTACGAAAGTTGCGACGCTGAAAGAGGCCTATCAGTACAATTTCGGCTTTCTTGCCACCCTTTCTGATATCCGGGCTGCTCAATATGCCGTCAATGTACAGAAAGCAAAATATTATCCGCGTATCGACTTCAAGGCTCGCCATGACCGGTCATGGAATCTGGATGGTGTGGATGGCCGGAGGGATGAGTCGGTTGCTGAACTTGTATTGAACTACAATATCATCAATGGGGGCGCTGATCAGGCGGCATTGCATCAGTACCGTGAAAAAATGTATCGTTCGGTTGATCTGAAAGACAAGGCCGCTCGTGATTTGCGTCAGACCATAGAGATCGCTTATAATGAACGGGAGATGATAAAAGAGCAGTTACAGTATTTTGATCGGCACTATAAAAGCATGGAGAAGGTAAGAGAGGCCTATCATGAGCAGTTTAATATCGGAAAACGTACATTGCTTGACCTGCTTGATACCGAGAATGAATATTATCAGGCACGTCGTGCTTTTTATAACGGTTTTTTTGACCTCACGATAGCTAATGCAAGGACGTTGGCGGGACTGGGCAGGCTGCTCACCACAATGGGTGTTGTTCGCGGAGAGATGCCGAGTTTGAAGGATATCAATATTCCTATGCCTGAGGTCAAGGATGAGGATTTGCCGCCATTTGACGTTCCTGTGCGTGGCAAACTGGATCTTCCTGAGGTCAAGTGATGATGGTTGTTTGAGTCGGGGGGTGTTTTATTGTAATTCCTAAGTTGTGCGGTGTTTTATGTCTGTTGCGGTTACTGTTGGCAAGAGAGAGTTGGTGGTTGATGATGTGGTGTCGTTGCTTGCAGGTCATAACTTGTGGCCGCAACTGATGGAGGGCGTGGTTGTTGACAGGGTTTTACGTACGCTTGGGTGCAGTGAGGAAGAGATCGGGGTTTATTATACGACCGAACTTGCTGCTGATGCTGTTTTTCTTGAAAAAAAACGGGCTCAATTGCTTCTTGACGGGGCGAAGGAGGAGGATGTTGATTTTTTTATCAGTCGTCCCGTTTTGCTGGAGCTTTTCAAGAGGCGGCGGTTTGAGCCTCTGGTTGGCAGCGCTTTCCTGAAGTTGAAAGCTGGTATGGACAAGGTTCTCTTTTCTCTGTTGCGCAATAAAGATCATGAGCTGACAAGAGAGCTGTTTTTTCGCCTCGAATCAGGAGAGGAGTCGTTTGCCTCTCTTGCAGCCCGTTATGCCGAGGGCCGGGAGGCGTTGAGTGGCGGTCGCCTCGGCCCGATTGAGATGCAACAGTTAAATCCTGCATTGGCTGCGGTGCTCTCGACGGCCAGGCCGGGGGTTGTGAATCCTCCGGTTGTCATTGACGGATTGGGAGTTATTACCTTGCTGCATGAGAAAATACCGGCAAAATTTGATGAACCGATGAAACAGCATCTTCTCAATCACCTGTTTCGTGAATGGGTGAAGGCTGAGGTATTGGCTTTTTTTTACTGAGATCTCTTTTTTTCTGGTCACGATGGGTTATCTGATTTTTTTATAAGGGAATTTTCATGTCGCATACAATCGCAGACAGTGACGCTGATATTTGCAAGGTTATAGGGGGGATTCCCCTTTTCTCGGGTTTGGCAGAAGGTAAAATCAGGATGCTGGCCGGTGTTTGTTCCGTGGAGCGCTATACCATAGGAAAACCGGTAATCAGCGCCGGTATGCCTCCAGATTCGCTGTATGTTATTATCTCAGGACGTGTACGGTCACTCTATAAGGAGGGCTCCAACGGAGTTGTTCAAACTCTGAGGCTTCTCGGTGCCGGAGAGCTGTTCGGCTGGGTGGCTCTTATGCGTCGCCAGCCAACGGAGATTGTTACCGCTTCCGAGGAGACGCTCTGCCTGAAGATTCCCTTGTCGTCGTTGAGCATGGTGATCAATGAGCTGCCTCTCTTGTATGATCTGCTCTTTTCGAAAACGGATCCTTCCGAGATTTGTGCTCTTCTTGAGACTCTGTTCAGCAAGGATCCGAGGGTTGAGGCTCGTATTGGTGAGTCCGGCTTTTCAGGGATCAGGGATCTTTCCCTCCACCTTTACCCTTCTGCGGTTGTTGTTGATACCGGTTTCAGCAGGGTGATTCCCCAAAAAAAGCTTCAATGGTTTGTCAGCCGGAGCGATGACCCGGCGTATCCTCCTGGCAGTGAGTACCGACCCTCTTCCGGCGAATTGGCAGGCTCTTTTTCGTTGCGTCTGGTGGGGCTTGATTTGTCTTGTCTCAAGGAGTCTGCTGTTGAGGTAAAGCCGATTGTGGCTGAGCCTTTGCGCGGTGAACCGCTGGCGGGTATTGCCAGTTCAGAGCGGCCGCAGGGAGAACCTGTCAGGGAGCAGCCCCGCGAAGAGTTCAGTTGTCAAACGGAAGAGGAACAGGTAAGCGGCCGTTCAAAAGGATTCTATTTTTGTAAAGGGAGGGGTGTTGTTGAGGAGACAACAGCCTGTTTTCAGATGTTTGGCAAGCATATGAATGTGCCGGTTAAAAAAGATCTGATACAGAGCATTATCGGAAACCAGTATGCGAGGAATGGTCAGATATCGCTGCAGGATTGTGGAGGTGTCGGGGTGGTGCTTGGCTTGAAAGCGCAGGTAGTGAGTTTTTCCGAGGAGGCCATGCTTCGGCTGAAGGTGCCTGCCCTTATTGGATGGGAGAAGAGTTTTGCTGTGCTTTACAAGGTTACAGCTAAAGAGGTTACCCTCGCAGTCCCCTCTGCATCAGGTATTAAGGTACTTGCTGTAAAAGAGTTCTGGGAAAAGTGGGATCGCAGGGGGGAGGCGCTGGTGCTTGATGCGAGAGAGGATACTCCTGAAAAAAAATTCGGGTTTGACTGGTTTGCGCCCTCTATCAAAAAGTATCGCAATGTTCTTGGAGAGGTGATGATTGCCTCGTTTTTTACCCAGATCATGACTCTGGTCAATCCGCTGTTGTTTATGGTCATCATCGATCAGGTCATTGTCAAGAACAGTTACAGCACACTGCATGTGCTTGGCACCTTTATGCTGATCATTGCGATTCTCCAGGCGGTGTTGAACAGTCTGAGAACCTATCTTTTTGTTGATACAACGAATCGAATTGATGTTGCACTTGGTGCAGAGGTTATTGATCATCTGCTGCGGCTGCCACTCCGTTTTTTTGAAAAAAGGCCGGTTGGTGAGCTGAGTTCCCGGATCGGAGAGCTTGAGCATATCCGTCAGTTTTTAACGGGCACCGCTCTCGGGGTCGTTCTTGATGCAGTTTTTTCGTTCGTCTATGTTGTTGTTCTCTTTGCTTTCAGTTGGAAGCTGGCGGTGATGGCTCTCTCGGTTGTTCCGGTAATTGGGTTGATAACCTTTTTGTTGTCGCCGGTTATCCGGAAACAGTTGCGCGAAAAGGCGGTAAAGCATAGTCTAACGAATGCGTATTTGATAGAGGTGCTATCGGGAATTCAGACGGTCAAGTCCCAGAATATTGAGTTGCGTGCGCGCTGGAACTGGCAGGAAAAATATGCGAGCTATGTCAAGGAGGGCTTCAAACCGGTTGTTTCGGGTACCATTGCCAATTCTGCCAACTCTTTTCTCAGTCAGGCATCCGGGCTTATTGTAATATGGGCCGGTGCGGCTCTGGTGTTGAATAATGAGCTGACCCTGGGCCAGCTTATTGCATTTCGTATTATTGCCGGTTATATCACCAGTCCTGTAATGAGGCTTGCTCAGCTCTGGCAGAATTTTCAGGAAACCGGCATGTCGCTTGAACGGCTTGCTGATATTGTTGATACTCCGCAGGAGGGTGGCAAGGATCAGTTGGCGCAGATTCCTCTTCCTCTTGTCAAAGGTGAAATTTTCTGTGAAAATGTCTCGTTCCGTTTCAGGGATAATAGTCCGATGGTGCTGAAAAATGTGACCGTTACGATTCCTGAAGCTGCATTTGTTGGTATTGTGGGGGAGAGCGGGTCGGGTAAAAGTACCTTCGCAAAACTGATTCAGAGGCTCTACAGGCTTGAAGAGGGCCGTATTTTTATTGATCATTATGATATTGCCAAGGTTGAGCTCAATTCGCTCCGAAGCCAGATCGGCATTGTACCCCAGGATCCCATGCTTTTCAATGTTTCGGTAAAGGAGAATATTGCTCTTACCAATCCGGACGCAACGGATGCCGATATTATCCGTGCAGCCAGAATTGCCGAGGCTCATGACTTTATTATGGCTTTGCCTACCGGTTACAATACGCCGGTTGGCGAAAAGGGCTCCTCACTTTCGGGTGGTCAGCGCCAGAGAATTGCCATTGCAAGAACCATTTTACAAAACCCGGGTCTTATCATTCTTGATGAAGCTACAAGCGCTCTTGATTCGGATACGGAAAGCCGTTTGACGGCAAATTTGATAACCGCTTTCAGAGGCAAAACAGTCTTGTTCATTACCCACAGGCTTAATTCGGTTAAAGCAGCATCCCTGATTCTCTGTTTTCATGATGGTTGTATTGATGAAGCTGGTACTCATGATGATCTTATGGGAAGAAAAGGGCGGTATTACTCCTTGTTCCAAAAACAGTCTTTTTCAATTCCGGTTATGGAGGGTAGCCTCGGATGAAAAATCCATTTGCTGATGATCTGATCGGTCAGGGAGAGGTTTTTACCCAGTCTGTTATGGTGCCGAGGGCGATACTCTGGGTTCTTGTTCTTGCTTTTTTTGGCTTTATTGTATGGGCCTCTGTTGCTGAAATAGATGTTTCGATTCCTGCTACAGGAAAGCTTGAACCGACAGGAGAAGTTAAAAAAGTGCAGGCGGCGATTGAGGGTGAAGTGAGCGCTTTGCGGGTTGATGATGGCCAGCGGGTTAAAAAGGGGGAGGTGCTTCTTGAGTTAGTCCCGGTTTTGTCGGTTGGTGAAGAGTCGAAGCTCAAGTCGTTGCAGATTAACCTCGACAATACCCGCCAGCAGTATGCGACGGAGTCGGTGCTGCTCGGAAAGCTTCGCTCTCTGCTCAGTACGGCTGCCGTCTCTCAATTTGAGGTTGAACAGAAAAAACTGGATGTACTGAAACTGCAGGCTCAGGTTGCAGATCTCACTGAGCAGATCAGCAAGCAGCAGTATATGACGGGTCAGGCAACAGGTTATGAATCCATAACGGCTCCGGTCAGTGGCACCGTCTTTGATCTTCAGGTGAAAAAGGGGGCTATTGTCAGTTCCGGGCAGGTTATGCTCAAGGTTGTTCCTGATGACAATCTTACAACAAAGGCGTTTATTTCAAACCAGGATATCGGTTTTGTCTATGAAGGGTTGCCGGTTGATGTCAAGCTCGACGCCTTTCCCTCTTCCGAGTTTGGCGATATCAAGGGGAGGGTGCTCCAGGTTGGTTCTGATGTGCTTGCGCCTGATGACATCATCAAATATTATCACTTTCCTGTCAAGGTAACGCTTGAACGCCAGTTTCTGGAGGTTAACGGGCGAAAAATTTTTCTGCAGTCTGGCATGTCGGTGACGATGAACATCAAGGTGAGGAAGCGCACCGTTATGAGTATTTTTACCGATCTTTTTACACAGCAGGCCGATGCTATAAGCCATATCAGAAAGTAAACAGGCTGGCCTGAAGAGAGAGATCCGGCAAATTGCCTCGCTCCTGTTGTGCCAAATCGCAGAATTACACAGGGGTTTTGAAATGGATCTGCATTCAAAAGGGTTCAATGAAGCATCGTATACCCAAAAAAGAAAAGTCAAAGCAACTTGGCGGTTTTCGGGTTGAACATCAGACTGAAACTTCTGACCCATCAGATGCTCCTGTTGCGAGGCTTCAGGCAGCATTGACTTTCCATCAGCAAGGCCGATTGGATGAAGCTGAAGCAGTGTATCGGGAGATTTTGGTGACGGAGCCTGATCAGTTTGATGCTTTTCGGCTTTTGGCAATAATTGCAGCACAAAGAAAACAATTTCATGAAGCTATTGCTTTGTTTGAGCGGGCCTTCGAAATCAATTCTGAACACGCAAATTCCTTAAATAATTATGGCATTGTATTGTGTGAAGTGAAGCGCTACAATGATGCAGTGTTGAGTTTTGACAAAGCGATCGCGCTTAATCCGGACTATGGAGAAGCTGCTTTGAACCGTGAAGCAGTTTTAAAAATCCTGAAACGGTATGATGAAGTCGTTCTGAGTTGTGGACTGGCTTTCAAAGGTAATAATGCTGCGGTTTGTTCTGATTACGGAAATGTATTACAGGAATTGAGCCGATATGAGGAGTCTTTACTGTATTACGATAGAGCTCTTGCACTCGAACCGGATTATGTTGCGGCTTATTTTAATCGTGGCCTGGCCTTAAAAAAGCTGAAACGGTATGATGAAGCTGTTTTGAGTTATGACAAGGCGATTGCACTTGAACCGGATTATGCAGAGGCACACTCAAATCGAGGTAATGCGTTAACAGAATTGAAACGTTACCATGATGCCGTTCTGAGTTATGATAGAGCTCTTGCACTCAAACCGGATTATGCCAAGGCTCATGCTAATCGAGGGGTAGCGTTGCAGGAGCTGAAACAGTACGATGAGGCTGTATTGAGTTATGGTCGAGCTCTTGCGTGCAAGCCGGACTATGATTTTTTGTTTGCTGAACAACTGTTTCTCAGCGTACGAATTTGTGACTGGAGAAGTTTTGAGCATCAGGTGTTTTTGCTCAGAGAAAAAATATCTCGCCACGAAAACGTATCAACACCATTTCCTGTTCTTGCACTCGTCGATTCGCCTTTGTTACAACAAGAGGCAGCCAGAATATATGTCAATGCGAAACATGTTATTAATGCTCCCTTGCCACTCATTGCCAAACGTGAACGGCATGAGAAAATTCGTATTGGTTATTATTCCGCTGACTTTCAGAATCATGCAACGACCTACCTGATGGCAGAGTTGTTTGAACGGCATGACCGAAGGCGATTTGAACTTACCGCTTTTTCTTTTGGGCCGGACAAGCAGGATGAGATGAGAACGAGGGTTGCCTGTGCTTTTGACCGTTTTATTGATGTGCGAACCCGCTCTGACCGAGAGGTGGCGCTCCTTTCAAGGGAGTTGGAAATCGATATTGCGGTTGATCTGAAAGGCTTTACGACTGATTCTCGCACAGGTATATTTGCCTTGCGGGCAGCGCCGATACAGGTTAGCTATCTTGGTTATCCTGGTACCATGGGCATGGACTCGATGGATTATCTCATTGCTGACCAAACATTGATACCGGTTTATTCCCGGCAGTACTATACTGAAAAAATTGTCTTTCTCCCCGACAGTTATCAGGTTAATGATACAAAGCGCACGATTGCAGAGAAAGATTTTACCCGGAAAGAGTGCGGATTACCGGAAAAAGGGTTTGTCTTCTGCTGTTTCAACAATAATTACAAAATTACTCCTTTCGTCTTCGATAGCTGGATGCGTATTCTCCGGCAGGTTGAGGGAAGTGTGTTCTGGATCTTTGAGGATAATCCAAAAGCTGCGGAAAATTTGCGGAAGGAAGCGACGAGAAGAGGTGTTGATTCCAACAGGCTGATTTTTTCGAAGCGGATACCTCTTGCTGAACACCTTGCACGGCATCGGCTGGCAGACCTGTTTCTTGACACCCATCCCTGCAATGCCCATACGACGGCAAGTGATGCTCTGTGGGCTGGGCTACCTCTTTTGACGCTGGCAGGTGAAACTTTCGTGGCAAGAGTGGCGGCAAGTCTGCTTAATGCCATCCAGTTACCGGAACTTATCACCTGTACACAGGAAGAGTATGAGGCTCTTGCGATTGAACTTGCCACCAATCCGGACAGGTTGAAGCTGATCAGGCTGAAACTCGAGAAAAACCGGCTGACGACCCCTCTGTTTGATACAGAACGTTTCACTCATCATCTTGAGGAGGCTTATGGTGTTATGTATGAGAGATATCAGGACGGATTACTGCCAGAGCATATTGTATCGTTACCATCAGCAGAAGAGAGGAAAGAGTTGCTGACGATGGCTTTGGAATCATCAGGAGAAAGGCATGGGCAGAAGGCTGCTCTTGTATGTGATGCAGCAAGTGATCATGCTTCGAGGTTTCCGGAGGCACTGACGCTCCATCAGCAGGGGCGGATCAATGAAGCTGAGGCGCTTTACAGGGAGATCCTGTGTGCAAATCCCAAACACTTTGATGCATTGCAGCTTTTAGCCACAGTTGCAGCACAAAAAAGGAATTTCAGCGAAGCTGCTGCGCTATTTGAGCAGGCATTTGCAATCAATTCCGATTGTCCGGAATTATTGAACAATTGGGGCAATACGTTAAAGGAGTTGAAACGGTACGATGAGGCATTGCACTGTTTTGATCGTGCGACTGAACTCAATCCGTATTATGTTGAGGCATACTATAATCGGGGTATCACGTTAAAGGAGTTGCAGCGGTACGATGAGGCGCTTTTGAGTTATGATGCTGTTATTGCTCTCAAGCCGGATTATCCTGAGGTATACGTTAATCGTGGTAATGTGTTGAAGGAGTTGTTACGGTGTGACGAGGCGCTTTTGAGCTATAACAGCGCTCTTGTACTTAAACCTGATTATACCCAGGCGTATTTTAATCAGGCTCTTGCATTACAGCATCTGAAACAATACGAAGAAGCGGTGCTGAGTTATGACAAGGCAATTTTGCTCAATCCT
The DNA window shown above is from Pelodictyon phaeoclathratiforme BU-1 and carries:
- a CDS encoding peptidylprolyl isomerase; amino-acid sequence: MSVAVTVGKRELVVDDVVSLLAGHNLWPQLMEGVVVDRVLRTLGCSEEEIGVYYTTELAADAVFLEKKRAQLLLDGAKEEDVDFFISRPVLLELFKRRRFEPLVGSAFLKLKAGMDKVLFSLLRNKDHELTRELFFRLESGEESFASLAARYAEGREALSGGRLGPIEMQQLNPALAAVLSTARPGVVNPPVVIDGLGVITLLHEKIPAKFDEPMKQHLLNHLFREWVKAEVLAFFY
- a CDS encoding peptidase domain-containing ABC transporter is translated as MSHTIADSDADICKVIGGIPLFSGLAEGKIRMLAGVCSVERYTIGKPVISAGMPPDSLYVIISGRVRSLYKEGSNGVVQTLRLLGAGELFGWVALMRRQPTEIVTASEETLCLKIPLSSLSMVINELPLLYDLLFSKTDPSEICALLETLFSKDPRVEARIGESGFSGIRDLSLHLYPSAVVVDTGFSRVIPQKKLQWFVSRSDDPAYPPGSEYRPSSGELAGSFSLRLVGLDLSCLKESAVEVKPIVAEPLRGEPLAGIASSERPQGEPVREQPREEFSCQTEEEQVSGRSKGFYFCKGRGVVEETTACFQMFGKHMNVPVKKDLIQSIIGNQYARNGQISLQDCGGVGVVLGLKAQVVSFSEEAMLRLKVPALIGWEKSFAVLYKVTAKEVTLAVPSASGIKVLAVKEFWEKWDRRGEALVLDAREDTPEKKFGFDWFAPSIKKYRNVLGEVMIASFFTQIMTLVNPLLFMVIIDQVIVKNSYSTLHVLGTFMLIIAILQAVLNSLRTYLFVDTTNRIDVALGAEVIDHLLRLPLRFFEKRPVGELSSRIGELEHIRQFLTGTALGVVLDAVFSFVYVVVLFAFSWKLAVMALSVVPVIGLITFLLSPVIRKQLREKAVKHSLTNAYLIEVLSGIQTVKSQNIELRARWNWQEKYASYVKEGFKPVVSGTIANSANSFLSQASGLIVIWAGAALVLNNELTLGQLIAFRIIAGYITSPVMRLAQLWQNFQETGMSLERLADIVDTPQEGGKDQLAQIPLPLVKGEIFCENVSFRFRDNSPMVLKNVTVTIPEAAFVGIVGESGSGKSTFAKLIQRLYRLEEGRIFIDHYDIAKVELNSLRSQIGIVPQDPMLFNVSVKENIALTNPDATDADIIRAARIAEAHDFIMALPTGYNTPVGEKGSSLSGGQRQRIAIARTILQNPGLIILDEATSALDSDTESRLTANLITAFRGKTVLFITHRLNSVKAASLILCFHDGCIDEAGTHDDLMGRKGRYYSLFQKQSFSIPVMEGSLG
- a CDS encoding HlyD family secretion protein; the encoded protein is MKNPFADDLIGQGEVFTQSVMVPRAILWVLVLAFFGFIVWASVAEIDVSIPATGKLEPTGEVKKVQAAIEGEVSALRVDDGQRVKKGEVLLELVPVLSVGEESKLKSLQINLDNTRQQYATESVLLGKLRSLLSTAAVSQFEVEQKKLDVLKLQAQVADLTEQISKQQYMTGQATGYESITAPVSGTVFDLQVKKGAIVSSGQVMLKVVPDDNLTTKAFISNQDIGFVYEGLPVDVKLDAFPSSEFGDIKGRVLQVGSDVLAPDDIIKYYHFPVKVTLERQFLEVNGRKIFLQSGMSVTMNIKVRKRTVMSIFTDLFTQQADAISHIRK
- a CDS encoding TolC family outer membrane protein; this encodes MKQTTNKNLKTLAVAVLLLCLGSPQTVEAKAVTASEAVTAALNTNPEVQAKFHAFRDVYEEQGVANGGYMPKLDFSAGVGRHWLKSESNGDENYWRKGLRLELSQMLFDGFYTRNQVHRLKHSGQARYLEFMDSMENIGLESFRAYMDVLRYREMVNLSRRNYEYHQEIYKQISSRVRAGVAAGVDMEQITARLSLAQSNLVTELSNQHDVSARYQRYIGELPEENLAPAVLPDKGIPATKVATLKEAYQYNFGFLATLSDIRAAQYAVNVQKAKYYPRIDFKARHDRSWNLDGVDGRRDESVAELVLNYNIINGGADQAALHQYREKMYRSVDLKDKAARDLRQTIEIAYNEREMIKEQLQYFDRHYKSMEKVREAYHEQFNIGKRTLLDLLDTENEYYQARRAFYNGFFDLTIANARTLAGLGRLLTTMGVVRGEMPSLKDINIPMPEVKDEDLPPFDVPVRGKLDLPEVK